AGATCCCGTGAGATCTTTCGACGAGACGACGGTGCAAATGGTGCTCTCAGTGTGAGACAACAATGATCGCCGATGAAATCATCAAGCGATAATGTCTTTTCGCCGTAGAAGGCAAAACAAGAACCCAGATCGATAGAGACGCATGTCAGTTGGAGGGAAACTCGTACGGCGACGGTGCTAAGGGCCTTGTCTGGAATCAACAGTTGATACCATCCCGCGAAACAGAGAGGGTCTCTAGATCTTGGCGGGGCTTCAGGTATCGTCCGGCTCCTCTCCACCCTGTCATGTTCACGGACCCGTAGGCGGGATGGTATGATTCGCGATGTGAGGCTCGACAAGAGAAGCGACACTGTAATATAGACGACTCGTCAAGAACCAGGCAGCACTTGTAGCCAGAGCCAATGCCACAGCCATGAACATCAGCATGGTAGACCGCATCTGAAATGCTTCGTCTGCTTCCATCTtcatgagcttcttctgcttgctGTGATAGTGCCAGCGACCATGGGCATCATGATCCCTATGGCCAATGTGTTGGTATGGCTGGAGGAACCATCGGGGCACCCATTTCGCTTGCCAGTTACCGGTACCGTAGAAGTTGTTGCGGCCAGCGGTATGGCGAAAGTCGACCAAGAGGAgtgagaagaggaagacagTTATGTTGACAGGCGTCATGATGAGCTAAAAGACCTGTGTCAGTGGTATTGTGACAAGCAGAGAATATGACCTTGTTCgttgatatcatgatactttgaaaaaaagagaagagaagagaagccaagacaagacaagacaagacaagacaagacaagacaagacaagacaagacaagacaagataagacaagacaagacaagacaagacaagacaagacaagacaagacaagacgcTTTCCATCCTCTTTAGCAACAACCATAGACAATGTCCGAACGAGGAGTGACCTACGGAATAGAGAGTAGAGGGCTGTTTATTGTCAGCATTCTCAGGCTGGGGACCAAatttggccatgatgggagATATGAATATGGTACTGTAACTAGGTATTGTAATGAGTGTCGAGGAGATGTTGACGGTGGACGTGAGTTCAAGTTCATAAACAAACACATGTCCCAAACACTTCGTTTCTAAGGTAGGTTCGTTGTTAGTACGTTTTTAATTCGAGGGCCCATCTGATCAAGTGAATCAGACAAGAGCTTATGAATTGGTTGTGGCTCACTTACGTAGCCGCCCTAGTGAGGTCATCGCGTGGAGGCTGCTAGCTAACTTAATGGATGCCCGCAGGATTCCTTCCCGAAGCTCCCGATCACCAATATCAATACAATTCTTGTACTTGCTGTGGGGAAGCTCTACATTGGATCGAGAGAAAGACCTTTTCCCGTCAGTTCGAAACCCGACAAATGAGGGTTTCGTACGTTTCACATTCCTATACCATTACCATCTGAGCCATGCAACATATTGTCCAATCTCTAGCAGAATCATCCTCAGTCCTTCTGCCAAGCCACCATCACAAATCATCCAGCCTCATCGTGATACAACGTACCTAGTATACGCGGCGTCGATCATTCCCACCCAAGCTCCAAATCCAGGTACCAATAGGATCCGGCCAGGCACAATTTCCGGATCTTCGCCTCAAGGTGGGAAATGGTTACTCGAGTTTCAATAGGGATATCTCATTACAACGGAGGTGACATAGCGCTTACAAGCAGCCCAACCATTACAACCCCCCTCTTTTAGCCTGATATACAGCCAGCCATTGATTTTCCAGAGCGCCGTTTGCCCATGAATCCCACGCCCCCCGGTGCCTATGCATATCAACGCCTTCTTGCCTGACCCATCATATGTCCTCTTTCAGCGCGCATTGTGAATgtcgaggacaaggatgtCCTGAGCGCCAATTCGGGTCAAATCGTCCATAACCAGAGcaatctttttcttctcgaccATGGAGCTGACTGCAACCCAgccctcctcgtcaagagTGGTAACTGTCGCTGAGCGCTTCCCAGGAGTAACCTTGGTAGCCTCAGCCAGACGGCTTCGCTCGACATTGTATTGGCACAGGACGTAGCTCTTGGCGGTGATAACACCACGGATACGCGAGGTGAtgaggtcgatgagctcaggGTTTGATGGCGATTTTGACTTGATGAGCACGGCGGTAGAGTCGACGACAGtgtcaatggccttgagccCAGCAGCTCGCATGGTCTCTCCAGATTCTAGACGTTGATCGTTAGTTACGGTCCGTCACAGTCGGTGAGGCAGGCCTCGAGTATTCCACATACCGACAAGGTCGACAATGCCCTCAGCAACGCCAAGAGCACATGCTGCCTCGACACTTCCACTCAACTCAACAATCTTGGTGCGCATCTTGCGAGGCGAAAGCTCTCCCTGTGCATTCTCACCCtgctcaagcttcaggaaATAGTCGGCAGCCAGGTTGACGAAGCTCGTCCCAATCGTCTTCCCAATGAGATCCTCGGGGGTCTTATACTGGCCCTTCTCGGGAACCTGGACCTGAAGCTTGCAGCTGCCGAAGCCCAGTTCCATAACCATATCAGAGCCAGCAACCTTATCGTCGGATGACGACAGGTCAACAGAGCTACGTCGCAAGTGATTATAGGCACGGACTGAGGCATCATGTTCCTGAACTTGGTCCCATCCGGTGATACCAAGGTCGCAACGACCCTCGCCGACGAACGTTGGAATGTCGGCGGCGGGGAGGAAAATCAGGGCAATGGGGAGATTCTTGACGAGAGCGATATCGAGACGGTTCTCACGACGGAATTGGACGTCGGCGCCCTCGAGGAGGTTTAGTGTGGCAGCATTGAGACGGCCCTCTGTGATGAATGAGCATAAGAATGTCGATTGGGAGGATATGAGACGACTCACTCTTGGGCACAGCAAAAAGCAGACGGCCTTCGAGACTGGAGGGGATTTTGAATCAGCGACCACATAGTGAAGGTGGGATATTGAGGGACGATTTCGATGGTGCTGAGGTAACAACGGGGCGGACCAACCTGTTGACGAGATCCATGGCTGGCTACAGAAGTGCTACAATGCAATGCTTCTTCCCTTGGACTAGGTATGGGTAGTTTGAATTAGGTAAATCACACAGCAAGGTAAGGCAGTCGGGGAATTTATTATTGTCTGTGGTGACTGCTAATGACTCCGACTGCGGGGCTTCAGGACGATGGCGGGGCTTCGTGTATTTGGCGGTGGCACCAGCATGCATGATTTCATACGCTGGAGCAATGTGATTGGGGCTCTGATCAGGTACCACATAACCAAATCAACACTGACATAGACCGACCATCGGGGGAAAGATGTTAACAGGCCCACCAATTAGGAGACGCGCAGATAACACGGTGCTGAAGATAGAGTCATACATCCAATAGAGGTGGATGGATGTTTTCTGAAGTCGATATCAAATATTAAGCATCCATGTTTCAAGTTATGAATTGAGGCCTGTATTTTGAGAAATATGCTGAAACAACGTGTACCCAAAGATGTAAGGTATTTATTGTATTGGAAGTATAGACTTCTGATTGAATTCGCCAATCATTCTTTACTCTATTGGTAACCACAATGCCTTTCTGTAATCACTCCCAATTGAGTTCTTGTAAACATCTTGTCGTTACAATTGCCCAACTTAAAATGTCTTGTGCACTGGATTCGTACCATGTATCATGCGGTTGAGATTCCAACCGAAGTTAGGCCGGATTGGCAGCAATCAGACGAACAATAACTAGGTGGCCGAGCCGTTATCAGGCGAGACACAATGAATTGTAAGGACGTTGAACAAAGCCTTTAACCAAGACATTGCGGGTTCGAGGGCAAGGAATCGATCAAGGTAGTCTCTCCATCAAGTAGAATCCGCAACACAAGTATTTATCACACGGGGATGCAGCCATGTCATTCAGCGAGCAATGTGGCTGGCTGGGGTACTGACCGAAACAACATTCTCCGAGCAACTTGAATAGAAGATGGTGTGCTCGCTCAGTATGTGTTACTTACTGTCTGTGAGTGTGGTATCATGTGGCTTGCGTTCGCTGATATGCACCTTTCTTTCCTCGCCTTCGCGGATGTTTGCCCGTCCATTCACCTTGTGCTACACTCTCTTGGAGGTGTGCTACCTAGGTTCTTTTtcctctcttgtttctttttttccgTCTCTTTGCTGACGCCTACTTGATAAACCCCGATGGCCCAGTCCTTGTCAAGTCTCAGTCAAGGTCTCAGTCAAGGTCTCAACCGCAACAAAGTCTTTGTCCACTTCAGCCCAGCTCACTCAGTCCAGTCCAGAGCTGAGGAGTCACATCTTGGCTCCCCTCGCTCGCTAAGCTGCCTCAGCTACCGGGTTGGTTCGGTCCAAGCACTCTATGACATTCTGTCTAATTCTCGGGGACGCGTAGATATGCTATGCCATACCTTAACCACTGCGTCGGGATAGAACTGAAATCATCGTGTAGATCAGAGTTTATGAGCTTGGGACCATTACGGCAATAAGTCCTAGGATAACGAAGCCTGAGCCAGGGAATCGAAACCCTTTTAGCGCTCTCGGCCCGCGCCACTTGGGAGCtaaacctccagctccacCTCAAACTTTCCATCAATTTACACTTTACCTTCAGCCGGGCTTCTGGGTTCTCCACCTGCCGCCGCCCGCGCGACGTCGACGACATCCATCCCATACCTTGTGCCTCCAGCGCCTAAGCAGCTAAGGTCCCTAACTGACTCTACTTTGccttgcttttgctttgctctgcttcaCTTACATCCTACCCTGtcctaccttaccttactttgTATCGTCGGCCTCTCCTTTTGGTGGCTTCGCCTTTTGGCGCTTTCTTCTCCCCTCAAGGCCGACatcttgtctcgtcttgtttcGCTTCTCTTCGCTCTTTGGCTCAGGACGAACTCCAAGGGGATTTCGACACAACGCAACGCAGCAATTGTCGGAGCATATGCTCTTATAGCTCGCCCTGTCCGCACAGattctcctcttcgcttcGTCCTCCACAGATCATCCATCCTCTGCGGATACCTACCTCCCCAACCTTTCTGTTCCttcttatattatatttaaaCGCAGACTTACACTCGGCACCAATTCTCGATAACCTTATCATCGATCGCAAAACGCAATGAATTCTGCCTATCACCCGCCCGACATGTCGCAGCGAATCCCTGGCCCTGCCTATTCTTCCAGCGCACCACCACCAATTCATACctaccaacaacaccagcatcctcctccgcctctaCCGCCCCCgagtcaacatcaccactCGTCccatcctcctctgcctcctccgCCGTCAGCTCCacatcctcaccaccaacatccaccgccgccgccttCCCACTCGCTAtcttcacatcaacaccatggccaaccaccccaccaccagcctcaaccatATGCCCCAGCTCCATATCAACAGTCTCAGCCGAGTCAATACCCTCGGCCCCATCCGCACCAGCAACACGTCCCTCCTCCTTCGCAACATGATGAGCCTCCTCCCCCGCCCTCTTCGGGACCATCCCCCACCGACCATCAGAAAGATTCCGAATACGTTCCCCCGTCCTACTCCAAGATCGAAGAAGGTTCAGGCTGGAAGTACAGGTTTGTGACCAAGGCGTATCCTTCAAACTTTCTTCGCGACCCCGCTGAAACGATTTTATAGTCTCGATGTGAAGCAACAACCCGTACGTGCGCGCATGTGTGGTTTTGGCGATAAGGTCTGTTTCTTTTATTGCCTGTGAGCCCTGATCATATGTCTCACAGTTCTCATTTAGGATCGTCGCCCAATCACGCCGCCGCCATGTGTTCGTCTTGTCATAATCAATACCGAGACGGGTAAAGAGGTTGACTACAAGTACGTTGATGCAGTCgcgaaagagaaaaagggGGCACCTTGGGTTGTGCTAATGCATAATGTGTAGTACCCTAGACCACGCCATGTTTGTGTTGTCGGTCGATCTGTGGAATCATGATGGTACCAAAGAAGTCAATCTGGTGCGGTCCTCAACCGGGACTGGTGCTATGGCATCCTCAAGTACCTACACTTATTCATCCTTAGAACCAGGGACCCCTTCGTACCAGCAACAATCTCTGCCCCCGAGTCGCGAGTCTGGATATGGCCAATCGCAAGGGATGAACTATGGGCAGGACTATCCCCCACCGGTGCAACAGAGCTATGGTCCAGGTAGGTCGGAACATGAAGAACAACGAGCGAGAACAAATCCTTGTCTGACACAAGAGTAGCACCGTCGTACCCGCCGAGCAGTTCCTACGGTCCGCCCCAACAATATTACCCGCGACATAGCGGTTACAGTGCCGAACCTTCGGCTCCTCCGCCAGGTGCCCCTTTCCGTAATGGATatggacaagatcaaaaTGCGCTTACTCGGATGGCAGTAGTGGGAGGTCAACCCCAAGGGATGTTTACGAGAAACTTGATTGGCAGTTTGGCCGCAAGTGCATTCCGTCTCGAGGATACTGAAGGACAATCAGGTATCTGGTTTGTCCTCCAAGACCTCAGCGTCCGTACAGAAGGGACCTTTCGGTAAGGGCAACTGGATTCGGTCTGTGCTGTGGCTTGTAATTGCTAACGCAGAAGTTACAGATTAAGGTTCTCCTTCGTCAACGTTGGACGCCCCGGGGGGCAGGGGACCAACGTAAACCAAGGCCGAGCGCCAATCCTGTCGTCGTGCTACAGCGAGAGTTTCCACGTGTACTCGGCCAAGAAGTTCCCCGGCGTGTGCGAAAGTACACCATTGAGCAAGAAATTTGCAAACCAAGGCATCAAGATCCCGATCCGTAAGGACGCGAACATCAAGGGCGaaggtgatgaagagatgtACGATCAGAACTGAAGAATCTGCGTGAACTATATATCGCCAAGGAAATATCCGTAATTGTTTGGCCATATCAGAGATAGGCTTTGGAAATTTGTCTATTCAGATAGTTGCAATCCGCAGGAGAAGGAATAGCTGGCGCACACAAAAGGCAATCGGCACTGGAAAACAGGCCAAATCATGACTATCATTTGTACAAGGCCTCAAGATATGTCGCCAAAATGTATAGAGGTACTGTCCTCATCAGACAAGGCGTCATGTCTTTGAATGCTGGGCATAGATGCCGGCGTTGGTGTTTGGAATTGAGTCGATTTCTCATACTTTTTGCTCTTCGTCCTAGCTTGCAATGCAGTGTGTCGGCGACGCTGAAGTTCGACACATCTAGAGAGCCAATAAAGAGTGCGAAACCAAGTGTGGGATCGATCGACAGGGCAGAGGGTTTCCTAGCTTGAGAGCAAAAGATGACTGTATCATGGCCGAACCAGGGGTTCAAGGAGTCAACGTCATCGCACTTAGACAAGCTTAGCCGCCAAATTCGGGGTCTTGTGTCTGATTAGCATGGGACAACCCTGATGGAATCTAGCTATGTATGTACAAGCTACAGGCTATAAGCCACAAACAGCAGCATCCCTTGCACATTTCGAGATTTTGAGGTCATGAGGCTTGTCATTGGATGCCTTTTCGAGCGGGCAGGCTCTTCCCAGCTTTCATAGCTATGAGCCACCAAGCCAGACCAGCCTGTCGTGTCGGGGCACGCCCAGTACAAAAACGGCTATGGACAAACGCTAGTACCGGCACGCAAGAATACAGTATGAGAGTTCACGCCTTGTGCGGGAGCGAGCGCCGCTGGGAACTCGGAGCCCGGCGAGAGCGAAGACGATCTACAGATCTTTGATGAATAGATTCTCTTGGCGACGAGAGACCATTCGGCCAACTTACTTTCTACTTGACCGAACAGCGAGACTCTGAAAGGGGAGAATCTCATGGAAGACTCGTGTTGTCATGACAGACATGAGTCGCATACCTGACGTGGTAGGCGCACAACTCACAGAGAATTTTGATGTTCTCATTTGAAGACCGGCTAAAGAACTTATCCTTCGCTAGGTAGGTCGGAGTACCTTATGCGCTTTTGCAACTATTGGCTCGATATACGATATTCCCCTTTCGGTCCCTGAGCGAGTACTTCGTACAGCATCTTACATTACACCCTGGCATCAAGTGACTCCAAGCTCTCCCGTCAACATCGAACCCCTCATGGGCCTCATAAAAGCTTGTATTGGCTTCGTATATCGGAAGTACCCTGCCAAGATCTGGGGCAGCACGAGGCCATCAAAATTCATTACGCAACCAATTTCTATGACTGGGCATGGCCTCTTAGTGCCATGACCAAGTGGAACTGGCGCACGGGTACTTGCGTCTACTTGTCCTAGACTTGGGCGAGCTTTAACTGAGCCTCATTCTTCAAATGGACAAGGGTTGAGAGGAGGACAGCGCTTTTCAACTAGAGGTTGAAAGAGAGAGTTCGATGATTTGACTCAAGAATAGACTCCAAGGTAGTGCAGAAGAAGCACCTTCAGCTACAACGCCCAGCTGAAGAGATCTCGCCCTACGGCTCACAACCCAGTAGCCCAGGTGTTCGGGGCAGCCTAGTGAGCACAAGGCTAGTCTAGGCCATACTCTATGGCTGGGCGCAGTGGTTCGGTGGGTGTgaaggggggggggggggaaaGGCCGCAGCGCCTAGGAACCTGTCGAATTTTTTTCTCTTTGCCCTGTTTAGTTGATCATGGGAACACTTCCAGGGCAGGGGAAAATTTGGTAGTAAGTTACAACATCAATCACGAGGACTTGGCATTGAGTTAAAAACTGTCACCACCGCCTCCAGCCAGATCTCATTGACTCAAATTGacttttctcttcatcattaCAATTCCTTAGAGACGTCCTCCTGAGCGTTTGACTTGACAACTTCTCAGTCTACTCAACAACTCCTGGACGGTTACTAGTTTCGTTGTTAGTCACTCAAGAACACGGCGACCACTACCCCctcaacaaacaacagcaaacatcTTTCACAATGCTCTCCTCTCACGGTCGAGGTGGTGCTGGCAACATGGCCGACTCAACACACACTGAGAAGACAGATCCCAGCAAGCTCCAGACTCCCGTCCTCAAGGGCTCTGTTGTCACCACCGGCCGTGGTGGTACAGgcaacatggccaagaacgATGACCCTCGCGAAACTCGCAAGCGTCAGGACGTTGAAGCGTAagttttcttcatctttccTCCTGCAACTCGATGTCAGGGATCATTCTCTATGGAATCGTTGCTGACCTGAGACAAAAGTATCCCTCGACGCCCCTCATCTGGTGCTCAGCATTCTGGCCGTGGTGGCGCgggcaacatcttcaaggacaaggagacaGAGTTGACCCGCAAGCCCAGCAACGACGAAGCTATAACTGACGAGGAGGAACCTAAGTCTGCCAACTCACCTActcctgctgctggcgaGTCGTTGGCTCAGAAAGGCAAGAACTGGCTCTTTGGCAAGAAAGCTTAGGACTTCAGAGACCTTCAAGTCTTGCAACATACTCAATTTTAGAGATGAGAGATTCCATGTTCTACTGCTATTGGGTATAGTTATTTACAGTACAGCTCGGTGTTTTGGCGCCTTTGACATTGAATCTGAAGCAGGGTTTCTGTCCTGTCTACTATGTTAGGTAGACAATTTTATGAAGGACGGGTCAAGGTACAGGACAACGgtgaaaaggaggaaaagCAAAAGTCAAGATACCAATGGTTCCCATGAATTAAATGATTTACAATTAAAGTGTTATTTTTCTCAGTACCTTGGCCATGCTGTTTTACTAGTATGTTACATTTTTTTCGTGTCTACTGGTATTCTCTACAATGCTTTTCTGATGCCCTCTCTTATTTACTTTGATGTTCAACCCAGCATAGACACATGGTATCTCAAAATACGCCTTCAACACAGCACACAGTGGGTTTTCCCCCCTAGTTCTTTTTGGTCAATCGGTGAATCTCCTCGAAGTAGTGCTTGAGATGATCAGGGTTTACGCCAGGTGTAATTCCTGCATTTGGTCAGCCCCTCGTCCAGCTCAGTGTTATATCACAGAGAACTTACCGTGGCCAAGGTTGGCGATCCAGCCCTTGTTTCCGACCCAGAAGCCCTCgaccatctcctccacgGCCTTGGTGATAGCCTCCTTGGTGCCATACAGTACCCCTGGGTCAGCATTGCCCTGGAACACAATGTTGCGGTCGCCTCGGATCTTGACGGCCTCCTTGGGATCATGCAACCAGTCCATGCCAACTACATTATAACCCAGATCGCAGGCAGAGTCGAGTGCGTACCAAGCACCCTTGGGAAACACGGTCATGGGAACCTTCTCCAAGCCGAGGCTCTGGAGCTTGGCAGGAAGCTTCTCGGCGATTTGCTTCAAGTAGGGCTCAGAGAATTGACGGTAAGAAGAAGGGCCGAGCTCTCCTGCCCAGGAGTCGAAGACCATCACCAGCTGTAAAGTTTGCAAGTTAGTCATATACAGTGCATTTCTAGAGGAGAGCATTCTATACCTgagcaccagccttgacttGAAGTGCCAGATGATCCACGCAGATATCGGCGATCTTGGTCAAAAGCTTCTTCGACTCCTCAGGATACTTGTAGATCCATGTCTTGACCTGCGCAAACAGCTTGGTGCCACCACCCTCGACCATGTAGCAGAACAGCGTCCAGGGAGCGCCGCAGAAGCCAATCAAGGGCACCTGTCCCTCAAGCTTCTGGCGTGTCAGTGTGATAGCGTCGTACACGTAGCcgagctcagcagcaacatcgaCGTTCTTAGCGAGCACCTGGCCGTACTGTCCGTCGTCGGGGTTCTGGAGCGGGTTCGGGAAATGAGggcccttcttctcaaccatctcaacagtCATACCCATTGCCTGGGGGATGACAAGAATGTCGGAGAAGATAATGGCGGCATCGATGAGACCTGCGAATCGGCGGACAGGCTGGAGGGTGATTTCGGTTGCGACTTCAGGGTCACGGCAGCATTCGAAGAAGTCTCGGTTACCCTTGGCTTCGTGATACTCCGGTAGATAGCGGCCGGCTATCAATCGATCAGGTCAGTCTTGCGGGCTTTTACCTGCAGGCTAAGATAGATATCTTCTCACCTTGTCGCATCACCCACATAGGAGGACGTTCAATGGTCTGACCTAAGTTGCAACACAGCAAGTCTCAGTAGAATTCTTTCTCCATGATTCTCACAACTGAGGCTTGGACAACCCACCCCATGCTGCGCGAAGCAACAAGTCGTTCTTGAGAGGCGCGAATTCTTGTGACATTTTATGTGCTGTTCAGATTATGGTCAAGTAAAATTGGTACAGCAGCTCAGGAATAACTGCAAGTTACAGAATGTGACTTGGAAAAAAGAAGttctaggtaggtagttacaTAAACTACAGATACCCCGCCGAGGACTGCCCATGGAATCATGCCTACTTAGTAGTGCAGGGGTCCTTTCCTTAGTAGCTTAGGTACAGTTGGGGCCGAGCTACTGAGCACAGACAAGGTTGATTCCAAATTAACCAACCAGACCCTATCGGTGCTCGGAACTTTGGACGGACCGACACGCTGTCATTACGATGCTGCTAGGCACAGCGCATTAATAGCTGCATTCAGGATCCATCCCATACGAAGCTATACCCATAACCTCGATCTGCAACACTGTCTCCCTGGAACCGCTCTCATCTGGAAAAGCCTGGATTGAGTGGCCCATCTTCGTCCGCGACAATGCCTTCCGAACGCGAGCTTCAGATCAGCCCTATCGTTCCCGAGTCTGTGGTCCATAACACAAAGGTTCGCCCCCTCGCTTTTAATGAATGTTGCTATCACTAGCGATCCATTATCCACGCTCAAGGTTCCTGCGAGCTGACCATCTATGCAGGCTCTCTCCAACCTCCACAGCCTTACTGCGTCACTTTTTGGGGTCACTGCCGGTGTCCTCGGCCTCGAATCTTACTACGGTTTCCTCGTCtacatcatcttctcctgcatCACTGCTCTCCTGTTTTACGCCCTCAAGGTTGCTCCGGAATCACTCCCCAAAGGCCACGCTCCTCTCGATCCTTCTCGTTATTATCGTGGCTTGTTCGACTTCTGGTTCGGTGGCATATTCAATGGCGTCTCAGGCTTTGTCTTAACTTGGACATTGTTTTATGGCTTGGTTCGGGCATAGATATAAACCATCATATAGCAGCATACGAATGGCGTTCCTGGAGTTATGATAAAAGATATTCAAAGAGACATTgtgacttgaagaaagcaaCTAGTATTTAAAAGCATCATCCAGAAAGGTAAACTAGCATTCTACACCAGAAACGTCAAAAGGTTCAatcaacaatctcaacaacttgTCCAACAAATCCTTCTAGTCCAGATTTATCCTGACTTCCACCTTCTAATAGTATGACTCGTGAACCCATCTCAATCCATTCACGGTGATGGATAAGCTCCAAGCCCATCTCCACTCCGTCCCTCGTCGCATCGgttttctccttctcgttACTCGTTTCGAGGTCGTCGTTGAGGTCGAATATCTCCTCAATTTCGtctgcttctctttctcctgtTTCCCATCCTGGATCTTGACGCGATATCTGGCGTATGCG
This genomic interval from Fusarium verticillioides 7600 chromosome 1, whole genome shotgun sequence contains the following:
- a CDS encoding ATP phosphoribosyltransferase, encoding MDLVNSLEGRLLFAVPKKGRLNAATLNLLEGADVQFRRENRLDIALVKNLPIALIFLPAADIPTFVGEGRCDLGITGWDQVQEHDASVRAYNHLRRSSVDLSSSDDKVAGSDMVMELGFGSCKLQVQVPEKGQYKTPEDLIGKTIGTSFVNLAADYFLKLEQGENAQGELSPRKMRTKIVELSGSVEAACALGVAEGIVDLVESGETMRAAGLKAIDTVVDSTAVLIKSKSPSNPELIDLITSRIRGVITAKSYVLCQYNVERSRLAEATKVTPGKRSATVTTLDEEGWVAVSSMVEKKKIALVMDDLTRIGAQDILVLDIHNAR
- a CDS encoding uroporphyrinogen decarboxylase, producing MSQEFAPLKNDLLLRAAWGQTIERPPMWVMRQAGRYLPEYHEAKGNRDFFECCRDPEVATEITLQPVRRFAGLIDAAIIFSDILVIPQAMGMTVEMVEKKGPHFPNPLQNPDDGQYGQVLAKNVDVAAELGYVYDAITLTRQKLEGQVPLIGFCGAPWTLFCYMVEGGGTKLFAQVKTWIYKYPEESKKLLTKIADICVDHLALQVKAGAQLVMVFDSWAGELGPSSYRQFSEPYLKQIAEKLPAKLQSLGLEKVPMTVFPKGAWYALDSACDLGYNVVGMDWLHDPKEAVKIRGDRNIVFQGNADPGVLYGTKEAITKAVEEMVEGFWVGNKGWIANLGHGITPGVNPDHLKHYFEEIHRLTKKN